Proteins encoded within one genomic window of Novipirellula galeiformis:
- a CDS encoding FtsX-like permease family protein, with translation MEIEHETATARIPATSFGMKTMVIGSVRHSWRVSVCVAIGVATATAVIVGALLVGDSMRGSLRELTIERLGQTDSMVAPGHFFNSAEVTSRSVPGESMPAESVPGESTEAVALIFFPAGIVESQSKQGEIARRAGSVQLIGCDDNFWDLGVHAVRPDVLPSDDGVVLNQATATELGVTMGDLVTVRLPVEAAVPADSPLGRRDTQSEGLPRMKVLSIIPDRGLGRFSLAPSQAAPMNVYLRRATVAETLQRDGQANLLLFDSAVKQSDLTITLDALGLDLKQIKRSFPDNAEASAKGNLIFHYASLTSDQLLLPEKAVDAVINALGRARVTPVCTYLANAIERVDESGKVIASVPYSTITAIDSTAELPLNYSLPTTANRLPADSDNASQIVPLVLNDWTAKALQAEIGTPLRVAYYEPEVENGNEIERTFPAIVTDIVPITRPAKPYRRSREAVFDQPPTVYNDPDLTPTVPGVTDQDSISNWDLPFKLTREISSADDEYWNDFRLTPKAFLPLADGQRLFGSRFGQTTGLRIKAVADESDVQLEAKIHAALQPTFDDLGWSIHRIREQQLNASRGTTPFDALFLSLSFFVILAAVMLIAMLFRLGLTQRLKQFGTLLAIGWTPRRLGRLVLSEGGLIATIGVVLGIAAGIGYAMFVLWALRSWWVGAVTVPFLTFHWTLRSLAIGSLVSWIVAMTTLAVTVRSIVRVNVRSLLTGTDQDQTATASDQSGKPNRVSRLRWIAISIGIVAVGVAALGAQAGGQAAAGGFVGGGMLLLIAALTFVYSRLTQPRWSTSSHDATLGSYRSLATRNAARHPLRSTLTIGLMATAAFLIIAITAFRLRPTEAGSGGFDLVAQTAQPLYRDFANPRIRSELMGPDAAELSAALVAPMRMRAGQDASCNNLYQATSPTVLGVPASFAPLFSAHPDRLPGFEWAKFAKLDEGQSPWELLSSNAEGTPQDPIPVIIDLNTAMWSLQMQQGIGEIKAFEFDPGQPIYFKVVGLLSNTLLQGKLMIGEANFEKQFSNISGYRYFLIDSDAQTISKTAAVLENRLGDIGMDVSETETVLSSMMAVQNTYLRTFQSLGALGLLLGTVGLAIAQLRSVLERRGELAVMRAIGFTRQRLSAIVLQETAILLLIGIGCGSSCAMLAVLPYGWLSGINPPWIEPLLIVLGIVVFGLLAGLLAVRQVAKMPLLESLRGD, from the coding sequence ATGGAAATCGAACACGAAACCGCGACCGCCCGCATCCCTGCGACCTCGTTTGGCATGAAAACGATGGTCATCGGCTCGGTACGCCATTCGTGGCGAGTCTCCGTTTGCGTCGCGATCGGGGTTGCCACCGCGACGGCCGTGATCGTGGGTGCATTGTTGGTGGGCGATTCGATGCGCGGCAGCCTACGCGAATTAACCATCGAGCGGCTCGGACAAACCGACTCGATGGTCGCCCCAGGGCATTTTTTCAACAGTGCCGAAGTGACGAGTCGATCCGTGCCGGGTGAATCCATGCCGGCTGAATCCGTGCCGGGGGAATCGACCGAAGCGGTCGCTTTGATTTTTTTTCCTGCGGGCATTGTCGAATCGCAATCCAAACAGGGTGAGATTGCCCGTCGTGCCGGATCGGTTCAATTGATCGGATGCGACGACAACTTCTGGGACCTCGGCGTGCACGCCGTTCGTCCCGACGTGCTGCCAAGCGATGATGGAGTCGTGCTCAACCAGGCGACCGCGACCGAACTGGGCGTAACGATGGGAGACTTGGTCACCGTACGACTGCCGGTCGAAGCGGCCGTCCCGGCCGACAGCCCGCTGGGTCGCCGCGATACGCAAAGCGAAGGTCTGCCGCGAATGAAGGTGTTGAGCATCATTCCCGATCGAGGCCTGGGGCGATTCTCACTCGCTCCCAGCCAAGCGGCACCGATGAACGTCTACCTGCGCCGCGCCACCGTTGCCGAAACGCTACAACGCGACGGGCAAGCCAACCTACTGCTATTTGACTCGGCCGTGAAACAATCCGATTTGACGATCACGTTGGATGCATTAGGTCTCGATCTAAAGCAAATCAAACGAAGTTTCCCGGACAACGCTGAGGCCTCGGCCAAAGGCAACCTGATTTTCCATTATGCATCGCTAACAAGCGATCAATTGCTGTTACCTGAGAAAGCCGTTGACGCAGTCATCAACGCGTTAGGCCGTGCCCGGGTTACCCCCGTGTGCACCTATCTGGCTAACGCGATCGAGCGTGTGGATGAAAGTGGAAAGGTCATTGCTTCGGTCCCCTACAGCACGATCACCGCGATCGATTCGACGGCTGAATTACCGCTGAATTATTCGCTTCCTACGACCGCGAATCGCCTTCCCGCGGACTCCGATAACGCTTCGCAAATCGTGCCACTGGTGCTGAACGATTGGACGGCGAAAGCATTGCAAGCGGAGATTGGCACGCCGCTTCGCGTCGCTTACTACGAACCCGAAGTGGAAAACGGCAACGAAATCGAGCGTACCTTTCCTGCCATCGTGACCGACATTGTGCCGATCACGCGGCCGGCAAAACCCTATCGCCGATCACGCGAAGCGGTCTTTGACCAACCGCCAACGGTTTACAATGATCCGGACTTGACCCCCACCGTGCCTGGGGTAACGGACCAAGATTCGATCAGCAATTGGGATCTGCCCTTCAAACTGACTCGAGAGATTTCGTCCGCCGATGACGAGTATTGGAACGATTTCCGTTTGACGCCCAAAGCGTTCCTGCCGCTGGCCGATGGCCAACGCTTGTTCGGTAGCCGGTTCGGTCAAACCACCGGCTTGCGCATCAAGGCGGTCGCAGACGAGAGCGACGTCCAATTGGAAGCCAAAATTCACGCGGCGCTCCAACCGACGTTTGACGACCTGGGTTGGTCGATTCACCGCATTCGCGAGCAACAACTCAACGCATCCCGAGGCACCACCCCGTTTGATGCCCTGTTCTTGTCGCTGAGCTTCTTTGTCATTTTAGCGGCAGTGATGTTGATCGCGATGCTGTTCCGACTCGGACTGACACAACGGCTAAAACAGTTCGGCACCCTGTTGGCGATCGGATGGACGCCCCGGCGTCTGGGACGACTGGTGCTCAGCGAAGGTGGCTTGATCGCAACAATCGGCGTTGTGCTGGGGATCGCCGCAGGCATCGGCTATGCGATGTTTGTGCTGTGGGCGTTACGGTCGTGGTGGGTTGGCGCGGTCACCGTTCCGTTTTTGACATTCCACTGGACGTTGCGAAGTTTGGCGATCGGTTCACTCGTGAGCTGGATCGTTGCCATGACCACGCTCGCGGTCACGGTTCGCTCGATCGTGCGCGTCAACGTCCGCAGTTTGTTAACGGGGACCGACCAAGATCAAACTGCGACCGCGTCGGATCAATCGGGAAAACCGAACCGCGTATCGCGACTGCGTTGGATTGCGATCTCGATCGGCATCGTCGCCGTCGGGGTTGCCGCGTTGGGGGCGCAAGCGGGAGGCCAAGCGGCAGCGGGTGGGTTCGTCGGCGGTGGCATGCTGCTTTTGATCGCGGCATTGACGTTTGTCTACAGCCGACTGACGCAACCACGCTGGAGCACGTCCTCTCATGACGCAACGCTGGGTTCGTATCGTTCGCTGGCGACTCGCAACGCGGCGCGACATCCCTTGCGCAGCACCTTGACGATCGGCTTAATGGCGACGGCGGCTTTTTTAATCATCGCGATCACCGCATTTCGATTGCGCCCTACCGAAGCGGGCAGCGGCGGATTTGATCTCGTAGCGCAAACCGCACAACCGCTCTATCGAGACTTTGCCAACCCTCGGATCCGCTCCGAATTGATGGGCCCCGATGCGGCCGAGCTCTCCGCGGCACTCGTCGCCCCGATGCGGATGCGAGCGGGACAAGACGCCAGCTGCAACAACCTTTACCAAGCGACCAGCCCGACCGTGCTTGGTGTCCCAGCCTCCTTTGCCCCTCTTTTCAGCGCACACCCCGACCGCTTGCCGGGATTCGAGTGGGCAAAATTTGCCAAACTCGACGAAGGGCAATCGCCGTGGGAGCTGTTATCGAGCAATGCCGAGGGGACCCCACAAGACCCGATTCCTGTGATCATTGATTTGAATACGGCGATGTGGAGCCTGCAGATGCAACAGGGGATCGGTGAAATAAAAGCGTTTGAGTTCGATCCGGGCCAACCGATCTATTTCAAGGTCGTGGGGCTGTTATCCAATACGCTCTTGCAAGGTAAGCTCATGATCGGCGAAGCCAATTTTGAAAAACAGTTCTCGAATATCAGCGGCTACCGTTATTTCTTGATTGATTCGGACGCACAAACGATCTCCAAAACCGCAGCGGTCTTAGAAAACCGGCTGGGCGATATCGGCATGGATGTTTCGGAAACCGAAACGGTTTTATCAAGCATGATGGCGGTACAAAACACCTACCTGCGGACGTTCCAGAGCCTAGGAGCTCTCGGCTTGCTGCTCGGAACGGTGGGGCTCGCTATCGCTCAATTGCGTAGCGTGCTCGAGCGACGAGGCGAACTAGCCGTGATGCGAGCGATTGGGTTCACGCGTCAACGCTTGTCGGCGATCGTGTTGCAAGAAACCGCAATCCTGCTGCTGATCGGCATTGGCTGTGGATCGAGCTGTGCAATGCTCGCCGTGTTGCCCTATGGCTGGTTAAGCGGCATCAATCCACCGTGGATCGAACCTCTACTCATTGTCCTAGGCATTGTTGTCTTCGGGTTACTCGCAGGATTATTAGCGGTACGCCAAGTCGCAAAAATGCCACTCCTTGAATCGCTACGCGGAGACTAA
- a CDS encoding TolC family protein — translation MATQQETKRCRLSIALGLLMISGGCAGVDSARLPKKNLGESVPRFGQNSQPRAIVADSPFQLAGHRSDRDPTSSLEMSDDLRTLTDQVETTLRQSSSVALVHESPRRLEAGEHALPLASPREWPLADHSPLHLSPPQQVEVRPAQLDPSPSQELSPPHDATSQNRVSSLVTRSITESEMLQWALAQSPVLRPLGLRILEAPEAAATIFDRSITASDPFFGPQAALAAFDSSLFANATAQNNDRVFNNATLGGDVQELNQDFVNFNAGIQKRTYSGATWDLTSRKQYDGNNRAGNRFPNYWETQLEAGVRQPLLRGAGKQFNSIAGPNAQPGFNFSNGILIARLNDRISEAEFEVAMRRFVRDLYTVYWDLKRQYRSYESIIAARDLAYRTWQSALARREANLDGGEANKEAQSRAKYYRYCREAEIALGGGDSQSGLWATERRLRRMIGLPSEEGQLLRPADDAVAPEFHFDFDSVFSRALANRTELTKQSLKVQQQQLKLVASKNFLLPQMDLIGRYRLRGFGDDLTGDGDRFSSAYQDFFSLEHQEWEFGLEMGVTAGRRQAHAAVRNATLQLNKERSLLAEQQRTLHFEIKDAISEVHSAYVALTFSKLQFEAAQDRLRSSQVLFESDKIQIEFLLDAQEELLQVQRQYAADLTRYSLSLVSISAQSGTLLQDIGIYLQNDSI, via the coding sequence TTGGCAACACAGCAAGAAACGAAACGATGTCGCTTGAGCATCGCGCTCGGCTTGTTGATGATCAGCGGTGGCTGTGCCGGTGTCGATTCCGCTCGTCTTCCCAAAAAAAACTTGGGAGAATCGGTTCCGCGGTTCGGGCAAAATTCGCAGCCCCGCGCGATCGTAGCAGACTCGCCGTTTCAATTGGCCGGCCATCGCAGTGATCGCGATCCTACGTCAAGCCTCGAAATGTCGGACGACCTGAGGACGTTGACCGACCAAGTCGAAACGACGCTACGGCAATCCAGTTCCGTCGCCTTGGTCCACGAGTCACCGCGTCGCTTGGAAGCGGGGGAACACGCATTGCCACTCGCATCGCCACGCGAATGGCCACTCGCGGATCATTCACCCTTGCACTTATCCCCGCCTCAACAAGTCGAGGTCCGCCCCGCCCAACTTGATCCGTCGCCTTCGCAAGAATTGTCTCCGCCGCACGACGCCACTTCTCAAAACCGCGTTAGCAGCTTGGTAACGCGGTCGATCACCGAAAGTGAAATGTTGCAATGGGCATTGGCGCAAAGTCCGGTCCTTCGTCCTCTTGGGCTGCGGATCCTTGAGGCCCCCGAGGCGGCGGCGACGATATTTGATCGTAGCATTACCGCTAGCGATCCTTTCTTTGGTCCCCAGGCGGCGCTCGCCGCCTTCGATAGCTCGCTATTCGCCAATGCGACCGCCCAGAACAATGATCGCGTGTTCAACAACGCCACGCTCGGCGGCGATGTGCAAGAGTTGAATCAAGATTTCGTCAACTTCAACGCCGGGATCCAGAAACGAACCTACTCGGGGGCCACCTGGGATCTGACCAGCCGTAAGCAGTACGACGGAAACAATCGGGCTGGCAATCGCTTTCCCAATTACTGGGAAACTCAACTCGAAGCCGGAGTTCGCCAGCCGTTGTTGCGTGGGGCGGGAAAGCAATTCAATTCGATCGCGGGACCCAATGCGCAACCAGGTTTCAATTTTTCCAACGGGATCCTGATCGCGCGATTGAACGACCGCATCAGCGAAGCGGAATTTGAAGTGGCGATGCGCCGCTTTGTACGCGACCTGTATACGGTGTACTGGGACTTGAAACGGCAATACCGAAGTTACGAAAGTATCATTGCCGCACGCGATCTTGCCTATCGAACTTGGCAAAGCGCGTTGGCACGTCGCGAAGCCAATCTCGATGGCGGCGAGGCAAATAAAGAAGCTCAATCACGAGCGAAATATTACCGCTATTGCCGGGAAGCGGAGATTGCGTTGGGAGGCGGTGATTCGCAGAGTGGTTTGTGGGCGACCGAGCGGCGCTTGCGACGCATGATCGGTTTGCCGAGCGAAGAAGGGCAATTGTTGCGCCCCGCCGATGACGCGGTGGCCCCCGAGTTCCACTTTGATTTCGATAGCGTTTTTAGTCGCGCGTTGGCCAATCGAACCGAGTTGACTAAGCAAAGCTTGAAGGTCCAGCAACAACAGCTCAAACTCGTGGCGTCAAAGAACTTCTTGTTGCCGCAAATGGATCTGATTGGCCGTTATCGACTACGTGGCTTCGGCGATGATTTGACCGGCGATGGCGATCGATTTAGCAGTGCTTACCAGGACTTTTTCTCACTCGAGCATCAAGAGTGGGAATTTGGTCTCGAAATGGGGGTGACCGCAGGCCGCCGACAAGCCCACGCAGCAGTGCGCAATGCCACGTTGCAATTGAACAAAGAGCGGAGTCTTCTTGCCGAGCAACAGCGAACGCTGCACTTTGAAATCAAAGATGCGATCTCTGAGGTCCATTCCGCCTACGTCGCCTTGACGTTTTCGAAACTGCAATTCGAGGCCGCGCAGGACCGCTTGCGTTCCTCGCAGGTCCTATTCGAGTCGGACAAGATTCAAATTGAATTCTTGTTGGATGCTCAGGAAGAGCTTTTGCAGGTTCAGCGTCAATACGCGGCCGATCTGACTCGCTACTCACTCTCCCTTGTTTCCATCAGCGCCCAGTCGGGAACGCTGTTGCAAGACATCGGTATTTATCTGCAAAACGACTCGATCTAG